One window of Streptococcus troglodytae genomic DNA carries:
- a CDS encoding glycoside hydrolase family 66 protein, with protein sequence MKKNEQKMIKMFLSSVVTVLLFTNGMAVLADDSSTDRTGVGDVMQETPAGDEAGLKEPIAGGANRSAEGLESTVCAVSEVDLGAQEKVNTAAVVQPEPASIDSNEQGQSVSADTNTQPQAEKLSNNSHQEPMQMVSAANKERAVLETAQNQKNSNMVILTTDKATYQAGEAVHLNLTLNNTTSLAQNITATAEVYFLENKLDTLRYTKYLLPNESYTTQKGELTVPASLLTNNHGYLLKINVSDSQNNILEQGNRAIAVEDDWRTFPRYAAIGGSQKDNNSVLTKNLPDYYRELEQMKNMNINSYFFYDVYKSATNPFPNVPKFDQSWNWWSHSQVETDAVKALVNRVHQTGAVAMLYNMILAQNANETAVLPDTEYIYNYETGGYGQNGQVMTYSIDDKPLQYYYNPLSQSWQNYISNAMAQAMQNGGFDGWQGDTIGDNRVLSHNQKDSRDIAHSFMLSDVYAEFLNKMKEKLPQYYLTLNDVNGENIGKLASSKQDVIYNELWPFGTSALGNRPQDSYGDLKARVDQVRQATGKSLIVGAYMEEPKFDENRVPLNGAARDVLASATYQTDAVLLTTAAIAAAGGYHMSLAALANPNDGGGVGVLETAYYPTQSLKVSKELNRKNYHYQQFITAYENLLRDQVENDSAEPQTFTANGQQLSHDALGITGDQVWTYAKKGKDFRTIQLLNLMGITSDWKNEDGYENNKTPDEQTNLLVTYPLTGMSMTEAERIAKQVYLTSPDDWLQSSMISLATQVKTNENGDPVLYIQVPRLTLWDMIYINETIKPETPKVPEQPQHPAKTLEPAIPQTPEALTPLPTANKQAEDGNKNETVSVLTDEENDLQLPTLSKRSLSVSQAELPQTGDNSKTRSNLLKVVGAGALLIGAAGLLSLIKGRKND encoded by the coding sequence ATGAAAAAGAATGAGCAAAAAATGATTAAGATGTTCTTATCTTCTGTTGTAACCGTACTGCTTTTTACAAATGGTATGGCAGTATTGGCCGATGATAGTTCAACAGATAGGACGGGTGTTGGTGATGTTATGCAGGAAACTCCTGCTGGAGATGAGGCAGGGCTGAAAGAGCCAATTGCTGGGGGAGCCAATAGATCAGCTGAGGGTCTAGAGTCAACGGTTTGCGCTGTTTCGGAAGTAGATCTTGGAGCGCAAGAGAAGGTTAATACTGCAGCTGTAGTACAGCCAGAACCGGCGTCAATAGATTCTAATGAACAAGGACAATCGGTTTCTGCAGATACTAATACACAACCTCAAGCGGAGAAACTTTCTAACAATTCCCATCAGGAGCCAATGCAAATGGTATCTGCTGCCAATAAAGAAAGAGCTGTGCTAGAAACTGCACAGAACCAAAAGAATAGCAACATGGTAATTCTGACAACAGATAAAGCAACCTATCAAGCAGGGGAAGCTGTTCATTTAAACCTTACTTTAAACAATACAACATCTTTAGCCCAAAACATTACAGCTACTGCTGAGGTTTATTTCCTTGAAAATAAATTAGATACACTTCGTTATACAAAATACCTTCTTCCCAATGAAAGTTATACCACTCAAAAAGGGGAGCTGACTGTTCCTGCCAGTCTTTTAACCAATAATCACGGATATCTTTTGAAGATTAACGTATCAGACAGCCAAAATAATATTTTAGAGCAGGGCAATCGGGCTATTGCGGTTGAGGATGACTGGCGTACTTTTCCGCGTTATGCTGCTATTGGAGGTTCTCAAAAAGACAATAACAGTGTCTTGACTAAGAACTTACCAGATTATTATCGCGAATTAGAGCAAATGAAAAATATGAATATTAATTCTTATTTCTTCTATGATGTTTATAAGTCTGCTACAAATCCCTTTCCTAATGTTCCTAAGTTTGATCAGTCTTGGAATTGGTGGAGTCATTCGCAGGTTGAAACGGATGCTGTTAAAGCCTTGGTCAATCGTGTCCATCAAACTGGTGCTGTTGCCATGCTCTATAATATGATTTTAGCACAGAATGCTAATGAAACGGCTGTTTTACCAGATACTGAGTACATCTATAATTATGAGACTGGCGGTTATGGTCAAAATGGTCAGGTCATGACTTACTCTATTGATGATAAGCCGCTGCAATATTATTACAATCCTTTGAGTCAAAGTTGGCAAAATTATATTTCTAATGCTATGGCTCAAGCCATGCAAAATGGTGGTTTTGACGGCTGGCAGGGAGATACAATTGGAGATAATCGTGTTCTTTCCCATAATCAAAAGGACAGTCGAGATATTGCTCATTCCTTTATGTTATCTGATGTCTATGCTGAATTTCTCAATAAAATGAAGGAAAAACTGCCTCAGTATTATTTAACACTCAATGATGTTAATGGTGAAAATATCGGCAAACTCGCCAGCAGCAAACAAGATGTGATTTACAATGAATTATGGCCTTTTGGAACTTCAGCTTTGGGGAACCGTCCTCAAGATAGTTATGGAGATCTGAAAGCTCGTGTTGATCAAGTTCGCCAAGCGACAGGGAAATCGTTGATTGTCGGAGCTTATATGGAAGAGCCTAAATTTGATGAGAATAGGGTTCCTCTCAATGGTGCAGCGCGTGACGTTTTAGCTTCAGCAACTTACCAAACAGATGCGGTTCTGCTGACAACTGCGGCCATTGCGGCAGCAGGGGGCTATCATATGTCTCTGGCTGCTCTGGCTAATCCTAATGATGGGGGTGGAGTTGGTGTCTTAGAAACGGCCTATTATCCAACACAAAGCCTCAAGGTTTCGAAAGAGCTCAATCGTAAAAACTATCATTACCAACAATTTATTACGGCTTATGAAAATCTTTTGCGTGATCAGGTTGAAAATGATTCTGCTGAACCTCAGACTTTCACTGCGAATGGTCAGCAGTTGTCACATGATGCTTTAGGGATCACTGGTGATCAAGTTTGGACTTATGCTAAAAAAGGAAAAGATTTCAGGACCATTCAATTGCTCAATCTTATGGGAATTACATCCGACTGGAAAAATGAAGATGGTTATGAAAATAATAAAACACCTGATGAGCAAACCAATTTATTGGTTACTTATCCTTTAACTGGTATGTCTATGACAGAGGCTGAACGAATAGCTAAACAAGTCTATCTGACGTCACCAGATGATTGGCTGCAATCTAGTATGATTTCTCTAGCGACTCAGGTAAAAACGAATGAGAATGGCGATCCTGTTCTTTATATTCAAGTGCCAAGACTGACGCTTTGGGATATGATTTATATTAATGAAACCATTAAACCAGAAACGCCTAAAGTTCCAGAACAGCCCCAACATCCTGCTAAGACACTTGAACCAGCAATTCCGCAAACTCCAGAAGCACTCACCCCTCTCCCAACAGCTAATAAGCAGGCAGAAGATGGAAATAAAAATGAGACTGTTTCAGTCTTAACCGATGAAGAAAATGACTTACAGCTGCCAACTCTTTCCAAGCGATCATTATCAGTCTCTCAAGCAGAGTTACCGCAGACAGGAGATAACAGTAAAACGCGCTCCAATCTCCTCAAAGTGGTAGGTGCTGGTGCGCTTCTAATCGGCGCTGCAGGATTGTTAAGCTTGATAAAGGGCAGGAAAAATGATTGA
- the dtd gene encoding D-aminoacyl-tRNA deacylase, with product MKIVIQRVMKASLTVEGKSRASINQGLVLLVGIGPDDTQEDLSYAVWKIANMRIFSDEEGKMNLSVRDIKGEVLSVSQFTLFANTKKGNRPAFTGAAQPDLASQLYDQFNQELAQLVPIQTGIFGADMQVSLTNDGPVTIVLDTKRKNKLV from the coding sequence ATGAAAATTGTCATTCAACGCGTTATGAAAGCCAGTCTGACTGTTGAAGGTAAGAGCAGAGCTTCCATTAACCAAGGCCTAGTTTTATTAGTCGGGATAGGACCAGATGATACTCAAGAAGACCTATCTTATGCTGTTTGGAAAATTGCTAATATGAGAATTTTTTCGGATGAAGAAGGGAAGATGAACCTTTCCGTTCGAGACATTAAGGGGGAGGTTCTTTCTGTGTCTCAATTTACTCTCTTTGCCAATACTAAGAAAGGCAATCGTCCTGCTTTTACGGGAGCTGCACAGCCAGATTTGGCCAGTCAATTATATGATCAATTTAACCAAGAACTGGCTCAGCTTGTTCCTATTCAAACGGGAATATTTGGTGCCGATATGCAAGTCTCTCTTACGAATGACGGACCTGTGACGATTGTATTGGATACAAAAAGAAAGAATAAACTTGTTTAG
- the treP gene encoding PTS system trehalose-specific EIIBC component, which yields MGKFEKDAKVLLDAIGGKENVSAVTHCATRMRFVLNDESKADVKTIEAIPAVKGTFTNAGQFQIIIGNDVPLFYNDFTAVSGIEGVSKETAKSAAKSHQNPIQRVMTLLAEIFTPIIPAIIVGGLILGFRNVIDQVQWGFLDGQTIAQHSQFWSGISSFLWLPGEAIFQFLPVGIVWSVSRKMGTSQILGIVLGICLVSPQLLNAYNVASTPAAEIAKKWVWDFGFFTVRRIGYQGQVIPALLAGLSLSYLEIFWRKKIPEVVSMIFVPFLSLIPALILAHTVLGPIGWTIGQWISTIVYAGLTGPVKWLFGAIFGALYAPFVITGLHHMTNAIDTQLVADTGGTGLWPMIALSNIAQGSAVFAYYLMNRHEEREAQVSLPATISAYLGVTEPALFGVNIKYVYPLVAGMIGSSIAGFLSVTFNVTANAIGIGGLPGILSIKVKYMLPFFIIMLVAIAVPMILTVFFRRINFLTKSEDEAHQEETENTEASALQATNEPAVGTIFEIKSPLKGQAKPLSEAVDPVFAQGVMGQGALIEPSEGLLTSPVDGVVSVLFPTKHAIGLVTDQGLELLIHIGMDTVNLEGKGFETQVKQGDKVKVGDQLIRFDIEAIHQAGYTTETPVIVTNQNDYQPDVVGSLPREIERGEALLTASKI from the coding sequence ATGGGAAAATTTGAAAAAGACGCCAAGGTATTACTAGATGCCATTGGTGGCAAAGAAAATGTTTCTGCTGTCACACATTGTGCAACACGTATGCGCTTTGTTTTAAATGATGAAAGTAAAGCCGATGTTAAGACAATTGAAGCTATTCCGGCTGTAAAGGGAACTTTTACTAATGCGGGGCAATTCCAAATTATTATTGGAAATGATGTTCCTTTGTTTTACAATGATTTTACAGCTGTTTCAGGTATTGAAGGGGTTTCTAAGGAAACCGCCAAGTCGGCTGCTAAAAGCCATCAGAATCCTATTCAGCGCGTGATGACTCTGTTAGCAGAAATTTTCACCCCTATTATCCCAGCTATCATTGTTGGGGGGCTGATTCTTGGATTTCGTAATGTCATCGATCAGGTTCAATGGGGATTTCTAGACGGACAAACAATCGCACAGCATTCACAATTTTGGAGTGGTATCAGTTCATTTCTATGGCTGCCGGGCGAAGCCATCTTCCAATTTTTACCTGTAGGTATTGTTTGGTCTGTCAGCCGTAAGATGGGAACGAGTCAAATTTTAGGTATTGTACTTGGAATTTGTTTGGTTTCACCGCAGCTGCTGAATGCCTACAATGTAGCTAGTACTCCCGCAGCTGAAATCGCTAAAAAATGGGTTTGGGATTTTGGTTTCTTTACGGTGAGACGTATTGGTTATCAAGGGCAAGTTATCCCAGCTTTGCTGGCTGGACTTTCCCTTTCGTATCTTGAGATCTTTTGGCGCAAGAAAATTCCAGAAGTGGTTTCTATGATTTTTGTGCCCTTTTTATCTCTTATCCCAGCATTGATTTTAGCTCATACTGTTTTGGGGCCAATCGGTTGGACTATTGGACAATGGATTTCAACAATCGTATATGCAGGCTTAACCGGTCCTGTTAAATGGCTTTTTGGAGCGATCTTTGGAGCTCTCTATGCGCCATTTGTTATTACTGGTCTACATCATATGACTAATGCTATTGATACACAATTAGTAGCAGATACAGGAGGCACAGGACTATGGCCAATGATTGCTCTTTCTAATATTGCCCAAGGCTCAGCGGTATTTGCTTATTATCTGATGAACCGTCATGAAGAACGTGAAGCACAAGTCTCACTTCCAGCCACTATCTCAGCTTATCTTGGTGTGACAGAACCAGCACTTTTTGGGGTGAATATCAAATATGTTTATCCTCTTGTAGCTGGAATGATTGGCTCTTCTATTGCTGGCTTCCTTTCAGTTACCTTTAATGTAACGGCTAACGCTATTGGTATTGGCGGTCTTCCGGGAATTTTATCTATCAAAGTTAAATACATGCTTCCATTTTTCATCATTATGTTAGTGGCTATCGCAGTTCCTATGATTTTAACGGTTTTCTTCCGTAGGATTAACTTTCTTACTAAATCTGAAGATGAAGCTCACCAAGAAGAAACAGAAAACACAGAGGCATCAGCATTACAAGCTACTAATGAGCCTGCTGTCGGAACAATTTTTGAGATTAAAAGTCCTTTAAAGGGGCAAGCTAAACCTTTATCTGAAGCAGTTGATCCCGTTTTTGCTCAGGGTGTCATGGGACAAGGTGCTTTGATTGAACCAAGCGAAGGCCTCTTAACCTCTCCTGTTGATGGGGTCGTCTCTGTGCTTTTCCCGACAAAACATGCTATTGGTCTTGTAACAGATCAAGGACTCGAATTATTAATCCATATTGGTATGGATACAGTCAACCTTGAAGGGAAAGGCTTTGAAACGCAGGTCAAACAGGGAGATAAGGTTAAGGTTGGAGATCAATTGATTCGTTTTGACATTGAAGCTATCCATCAGGCAGGCTATACAACAGAAACACCGGTTATTGTCACCAATCAGAATGATTATCAACCTGATGTCGTTGGAAGTCTTCCTCGTGAAATTGAACGCGGTGAGGCTCTCCTAACAGCAAGCAAAATATAG
- a CDS encoding ABC transporter ATP-binding protein yields MLQTILSSFFHIILFGSTSLFCWILIYIAMYLFEVTQASIVKTINIKLKSEYFNSEYLSSYEVKDYSKIISVISNDLKLIETNYLDQIFAILSRVLLFVVSLCYMLYLNFFISLIFVCFSILPIIVPKIMQSKLKETANVFSEKNADYSKVIKEVFNGFYTLRSYSVIKEIITLSNKKLNNLEASAFKLKQSSWTTQLISAIISGFCFIVPFVVGCYFVIYQHNLSFSALIGIFLANDAIIGPIQEIAAALGIMNTTTDLRKKYLKYLKQSDEQSKVTDRYPSTFSTNTVEEININKVQYKLGNGNNLTLNMSLRTPFRVLLIGPSGSGKTTIVNLINGILSPYKGNIIFKSKDKLLCKNKVNISTIDQSPYCSLTIDVRPSSQKRRNLDMIRVPPTHQKGIFS; encoded by the coding sequence ATTTTACAAACTATTTTATCAAGCTTTTTTCATATTATTTTATTTGGTAGTACCAGCTTGTTTTGTTGGATCTTAATATACATAGCAATGTATTTATTTGAAGTTACACAAGCTTCAATTGTAAAAACCATTAATATAAAGTTAAAGTCAGAATATTTTAATTCAGAGTACCTAAGTTCATATGAAGTAAAAGATTATTCTAAAATAATCTCTGTAATTTCTAATGATTTGAAATTAATCGAAACTAATTATTTAGATCAAATTTTTGCAATATTATCTAGAGTGTTATTATTTGTAGTATCTTTATGTTATATGCTGTATTTAAATTTCTTTATATCGTTAATATTTGTATGTTTTTCGATATTACCTATTATTGTTCCTAAAATTATGCAAAGTAAATTAAAAGAAACAGCCAATGTTTTTTCTGAAAAAAATGCTGATTATTCTAAAGTTATTAAAGAAGTATTTAATGGTTTTTATACTTTAAGATCTTATTCTGTTATTAAAGAGATTATTACACTATCTAATAAGAAACTTAATAATTTAGAAGCCTCAGCATTTAAATTAAAACAATCATCATGGACTACTCAATTAATCTCTGCAATTATTTCTGGATTTTGTTTCATTGTACCTTTTGTTGTTGGATGTTACTTTGTGATATATCAGCATAATTTATCTTTTAGCGCTTTGATAGGAATTTTTTTAGCTAATGATGCAATTATTGGACCTATTCAAGAAATTGCTGCAGCTTTAGGTATAATGAATACTACTACGGATTTAAGAAAAAAATATTTAAAATACTTAAAACAATCTGATGAACAATCAAAAGTTACTGACCGTTATCCCTCTACTTTTTCTACTAATACAGTAGAGGAAATAAATATAAATAAAGTACAGTATAAACTTGGAAATGGAAATAATTTAACTCTAAATATGTCTTTGCGTACCCCTTTTCGTGTATTATTAATAGGACCGTCTGGCAGTGGTAAAACGACAATAGTTAATCTAATTAATGGAATCTTGTCTCCATATAAGGGGAATATTATTTTTAAAAGTAAAGATAAATTGCTTTGTAAAAATAAAGTTAACATATCTACTATAGATCAGAGTCCTTATTGTAGCCTTACAATAGATGTGAGACCTAGCTCCCAAAAAAGAAGAAACCTTGATATGATAAGAGTACCACCCACTCATCAAAAAGGAATCTTCTCATGA
- the treC gene encoding alpha,alpha-phosphotrehalase: MTLDKRKVVYQIYPKSYKDTSGNGVGDLQGIIEKLPYLEELGIDVIWLNPFYPSPQRDNGYDVSDYTAVNPLFGSMADFEELVRKGKEHGVEIMLDMVLNHCSTEHEWFQKALAGDPYYQDFFILRDKPTDWLSKFGGNAWAPFGETGKYYLHLYDVTQADLNWRNPHVREELFKVVNFWRSKGVKGFRFDVINVIGKDEILKDNPDFDGKPEYTDRPINHDYLKMLNKASFGQDENGMTVGEMSFTDIPNCIQYSNPNNHELDMVFNFHHLKVDYQDGQKWTRKTFDFEELKHLFHTWGEGMSQGNGWSALFWNNHDQPRALNRFVDIKQFRNEGATMLAASIHLSRGTPYIYMGEEIGMIDPDYDSMADYVDVESLNAYQELMDKGKSSEEAFHIIQAKSRDNARTPMQWDASKNAGFSTGRPWLKVGKSYPQINVANEKQGKIFPFYQKLIRLRKEMPLIAQGSYQAALTDSDKIYAFEREYEGQKLLVLNNFFAETVELDLPSLYQAGTVLISNYEKVDLTDKILLKPYQTVAILAKT, encoded by the coding sequence ATGACCTTAGACAAAAGAAAGGTTGTCTATCAAATTTATCCCAAATCGTATAAAGATACAAGTGGAAATGGGGTCGGGGATCTTCAGGGAATTATTGAAAAATTACCTTATTTAGAAGAATTGGGAATTGATGTTATCTGGCTCAATCCATTCTATCCCAGTCCCCAGCGTGACAATGGCTACGATGTTTCTGATTATACTGCTGTGAATCCTTTATTTGGGAGTATGGCAGATTTTGAAGAATTAGTACGTAAAGGAAAAGAGCATGGCGTTGAGATCATGCTGGACATGGTACTCAATCACTGTTCCACCGAACATGAATGGTTTCAAAAAGCTTTGGCTGGCGATCCCTATTATCAGGATTTCTTTATTTTAAGAGATAAGCCTACTGATTGGCTTTCTAAATTCGGGGGCAATGCTTGGGCACCTTTTGGAGAGACAGGGAAGTATTACCTGCATCTGTATGATGTCACGCAGGCTGATTTAAACTGGCGCAATCCTCACGTTCGTGAAGAACTGTTTAAGGTGGTCAATTTCTGGCGTAGCAAAGGGGTCAAGGGCTTTCGCTTTGATGTCATCAATGTGATTGGTAAGGATGAGATTCTCAAAGATAATCCCGATTTTGATGGCAAGCCTGAGTATACAGACCGTCCCATTAATCATGATTATTTAAAAATGCTCAATAAAGCCAGCTTTGGTCAGGATGAAAATGGTATGACTGTTGGCGAGATGAGTTTTACAGATATTCCTAACTGCATACAATACAGCAATCCTAACAATCATGAGTTGGATATGGTCTTTAATTTTCATCATTTGAAAGTGGATTATCAAGATGGTCAAAAATGGACGCGCAAAACGTTTGATTTTGAAGAGCTGAAACATCTCTTTCATACTTGGGGTGAAGGGATGAGTCAAGGTAATGGCTGGTCTGCTCTCTTTTGGAATAATCACGATCAGCCACGAGCGCTTAATCGCTTTGTTGATATTAAGCAGTTTCGCAATGAAGGAGCGACCATGCTTGCAGCTTCTATTCATTTATCTCGTGGCACACCCTATATTTATATGGGGGAAGAAATTGGCATGATTGATCCAGACTATGATTCTATGGCTGATTATGTTGATGTGGAAAGCCTGAATGCCTATCAAGAATTAATGGATAAAGGCAAATCTTCTGAGGAAGCCTTTCACATTATTCAAGCCAAATCGCGTGATAATGCACGTACCCCCATGCAATGGGATGCTAGTAAGAATGCAGGTTTTTCAACTGGCAGGCCGTGGCTGAAGGTTGGAAAGAGCTATCCGCAAATCAATGTGGCTAATGAAAAACAAGGTAAGATCTTTCCTTTTTATCAAAAATTGATTCGTTTGCGAAAAGAAATGCCGCTAATTGCTCAAGGCAGTTATCAGGCAGCTTTAACAGACAGCGATAAAATCTATGCCTTTGAACGAGAGTACGAAGGCCAAAAGCTGCTGGTTCTCAATAATTTCTTTGCTGAAACAGTTGAACTAGACTTGCCTTCCCTTTATCAAGCAGGGACTGTTCTCATTAGTAATTACGAGAAAGTCGACCTGACAGATAAAATTCTTTTAAAACCCTATCAGACAGTAGCTATATTGGCCAAGACTTGA
- a CDS encoding RelA/SpoT family protein: MAKDANLTGQEVIDICSMYMNKADVAFVQKALDYATECHSGQFRKSGEPYIIHPIQVAGILADLHLDAITVSCGFLHDVIEDTEATLDHLEAKFGSDVKNIVDGVTKLGKVEYKSHEEQLAENHRKMLMAMSKDIRVILVKLADRLHNMRTLRHLRKDKQERISRETMEIYAPLAHRLGISRIKWELEDLAFRYLNEVEFYKISHLMNEKRREREALVDDIVDKIKAYTEEQGLHGEIYGRPKHIYSIYRKMRDKKKRFDQIYDLIAIRCILDTQSDVYAMLGYIHELWRPMPGRFKDYIANPKANGYQSIHTTVYGPKGPIEVQIRTHEMHQVAEYGVAAHWAYKKGIKGKVNSQESALGMNWIKELVELQDASNGNAVDFVDSVKEDIFAERIYVFTPNGAVQELPKDSGPIDFAYAIHTQVGEKATGAKVNGRMVPLTAKLKTGDVVEIITNSNSFGPSRDWINIVKTNKARNKIRQFFKNQDKELSITKGRDLLVDYFQEQGYVANKYLDRKHMEAVLNRLNYRNEGALYAAVGFGELSPVTVFNKLTEKERREQERAKAKAEAEELMKGGEVKHDNKKEVLKVKSEGGVIVQGSSGLLMRIAKCCNPVPGDPIEGYITKGRGVAIHRADCHNIKSQEGYEERLIDVEWEDDYSTKEYMAEIDIYGLNRAGLLNDVLQILSNQTKNISTVNAQPTKDMKFANIHVTFGIPNLTVLTAVVDKIKVIPDVYSVKRTNG, from the coding sequence ATGGCGAAAGATGCAAATTTAACAGGTCAAGAGGTTATTGATATCTGCTCAATGTATATGAACAAAGCAGATGTTGCCTTTGTTCAAAAAGCTTTAGATTATGCCACGGAATGCCATAGCGGTCAATTTCGTAAGTCAGGAGAACCTTATATTATTCATCCTATTCAGGTTGCAGGAATTTTAGCGGACTTACATTTGGATGCTATTACAGTTTCCTGTGGCTTTTTGCATGATGTCATTGAAGATACCGAAGCAACTTTAGATCATTTAGAAGCTAAATTTGGCAGTGATGTTAAGAACATTGTTGATGGTGTCACAAAGCTAGGGAAAGTTGAGTATAAATCGCATGAAGAGCAGCTAGCAGAAAATCACCGTAAGATGTTGATGGCTATGTCCAAAGATATTCGTGTCATTCTGGTTAAATTAGCTGACCGTCTTCATAATATGCGGACGTTAAGGCATTTACGCAAGGATAAGCAAGAACGTATTTCACGTGAAACCATGGAAATTTATGCTCCTTTGGCGCATCGACTGGGGATTAGTCGCATCAAATGGGAATTAGAAGATTTAGCTTTTCGTTATCTTAATGAAGTTGAATTTTATAAAATTTCACATTTGATGAACGAAAAGCGTCGTGAACGTGAAGCATTAGTTGATGATATTGTTGATAAAATCAAAGCTTATACTGAAGAGCAAGGCTTACACGGTGAGATTTACGGACGCCCAAAACACATTTATTCCATTTATCGGAAGATGCGTGATAAGAAGAAACGTTTTGATCAGATTTATGATTTGATCGCTATTCGTTGTATTTTGGATACACAAAGTGATGTTTATGCCATGCTGGGTTATATTCATGAGCTTTGGCGCCCTATGCCCGGTCGATTTAAGGACTATATTGCTAACCCTAAAGCAAATGGTTACCAATCCATTCATACAACTGTTTATGGCCCCAAAGGGCCAATTGAAGTGCAAATTCGGACGCATGAAATGCATCAAGTGGCTGAATATGGGGTAGCAGCGCATTGGGCCTATAAAAAGGGAATCAAAGGCAAGGTTAACAGTCAAGAATCAGCTCTAGGAATGAACTGGATTAAGGAACTGGTTGAATTGCAAGACGCTTCCAATGGCAATGCGGTTGACTTTGTTGATTCTGTCAAAGAAGATATCTTTGCAGAGCGCATTTATGTTTTCACGCCTAATGGTGCTGTTCAAGAATTGCCTAAAGATTCTGGTCCTATTGACTTTGCCTATGCCATTCATACACAGGTCGGAGAAAAGGCAACAGGTGCTAAAGTGAATGGTCGCATGGTTCCCTTAACAGCTAAGCTTAAAACAGGTGATGTGGTTGAAATCATCACAAATTCTAATTCTTTTGGTCCCAGTCGTGACTGGATTAATATTGTTAAGACCAATAAAGCTCGTAATAAAATTCGTCAATTTTTTAAAAACCAAGATAAAGAACTCTCTATCACAAAAGGCCGTGATTTGCTGGTTGATTATTTTCAAGAGCAGGGCTATGTGGCCAATAAATATTTGGATAGGAAACATATGGAGGCTGTTTTAAATCGCCTTAACTACCGTAATGAAGGTGCCCTTTATGCGGCTGTCGGTTTTGGTGAATTGTCGCCCGTCACCGTTTTTAACAAATTGACTGAAAAAGAACGCCGTGAACAAGAACGTGCCAAGGCTAAGGCAGAAGCTGAGGAACTTATGAAAGGCGGCGAAGTCAAGCACGACAATAAAAAAGAAGTCCTTAAGGTTAAAAGTGAAGGCGGTGTTATTGTCCAAGGTTCTTCTGGTCTCTTGATGCGGATTGCTAAGTGCTGTAACCCTGTCCCAGGCGATCCTATTGAAGGCTATATTACCAAAGGTCGTGGCGTTGCTATTCATCGTGCTGATTGTCATAATATTAAGAGTCAGGAAGGCTATGAGGAACGGCTAATTGATGTCGAATGGGAAGATGATTATTCTACCAAAGAATATATGGCAGAAATTGATATTTATGGTCTCAATCGTGCCGGTCTCTTAAATGATGTTCTGCAAATCTTATCGAATCAAACAAAGAACATCTCAACAGTCAATGCCCAGCCAACTAAGGATATGAAATTTGCCAATATCCATGTGACTTTTGGCATCCCTAACTTAACCGTTTTAACAGCTGTTGTTGATAAAATCAAGGTCATTCCAGATGTTTATTCTGTTAAAAGGACTAACGGGTAA